In Streptomyces seoulensis, the following are encoded in one genomic region:
- a CDS encoding LysR family transcriptional regulator, translated as MSDFADLDLRLVRHFTVVAEHRHFGRAATALHITQPSLSRQVRRLERELGVELLDRTPQGTRLTEAGEVFLPRARALLRAAHQAATEARAAAEPSRITVGYTTGVLVTPAVRELRRTFPDADVRAAHLRWHEAREALLGHRVDALVARLPFATDGLRVSVLYDEPRVVVVPLDHRLAGKESVTLDDIADEPLPRVPDPLWDAFWRIDPRPDGRPAPDGPFIGDIEDKFELVASGQALAIAAAAPGMPARPDLTAIPLHGVEPCHVALATRAGDNGRLLAAFRRCAASLLTGPEG; from the coding sequence ATGTCCGATTTCGCGGATCTCGATCTCCGGCTGGTCCGGCACTTCACGGTCGTCGCCGAGCACCGGCACTTCGGCCGCGCGGCCACGGCCCTGCACATCACCCAGCCCTCGCTCAGCCGTCAGGTACGGCGGCTGGAGCGGGAGCTGGGCGTCGAGCTGCTGGACCGCACCCCGCAGGGCACCCGGCTCACCGAGGCGGGCGAGGTCTTCCTGCCCCGCGCCAGGGCACTGCTGCGGGCCGCGCACCAGGCCGCGACGGAGGCGAGGGCGGCGGCCGAGCCCAGCCGGATCACCGTCGGCTACACCACGGGCGTGCTGGTCACCCCGGCCGTGCGGGAGCTGCGGCGCACGTTCCCGGACGCGGACGTACGGGCCGCGCACCTGCGCTGGCACGAGGCACGGGAGGCGTTGCTCGGCCACCGGGTGGACGCGCTGGTGGCCCGGCTGCCGTTCGCCACCGACGGGCTGCGGGTGAGCGTGCTCTACGACGAGCCGCGCGTGGTGGTGGTCCCGCTGGACCACCGGCTCGCGGGCAAGGAGTCGGTGACGCTGGACGACATCGCGGACGAGCCCCTCCCCCGCGTCCCGGACCCGCTGTGGGACGCGTTCTGGCGGATCGACCCGCGCCCGGACGGGCGGCCCGCGCCGGACGGCCCGTTCATCGGGGACATCGAGGACAAGTTCGAACTGGTCGCCTCCGGCCAGGCGTTGGCGATCGCGGCGGCCGCGCCCGGGATGCCGGCCCGGCCCGACCTGACCGCGATCCCGCTGCACGGCGTGGAGCCCTGCCATGTCGCGCTGGCCACCCGCGCGGGCGACAACGGCCGCCTGCTCGCCGCGTTCCGCCGCTGCGCGGCGTCACTGCTGACCGGGCCCGAGGGATGA
- a CDS encoding VOC family protein: MSHGGFTTCLWFDGQAEEAAHYYVSVFKDSGIGRVTRWSEAGPGEPGTVLTVEFTANGQKFVALNGGPEFTFSEAVSFMIICADQREIDHYWTRLTEDGGEGGPCGWLKDKYGVSWQVCPERLLEMTNDADPQKAARAFSAMMKMHKLDLAALEKAYAGE; encoded by the coding sequence ATGTCCCACGGCGGTTTCACCACGTGTCTCTGGTTCGACGGCCAGGCCGAGGAGGCGGCGCACTACTACGTCTCCGTCTTCAAGGACTCCGGCATCGGCCGGGTCACCCGCTGGAGCGAGGCCGGCCCCGGTGAGCCCGGTACCGTGCTCACCGTCGAGTTCACCGCCAACGGCCAGAAGTTCGTCGCCCTGAACGGCGGCCCCGAGTTCACGTTCAGCGAGGCCGTCTCGTTCATGATCATCTGCGCCGACCAGCGGGAGATCGACCACTACTGGACGCGGCTCACCGAGGACGGGGGCGAGGGCGGCCCGTGCGGCTGGCTCAAGGACAAGTACGGCGTCTCCTGGCAGGTCTGCCCCGAGCGTCTGCTGGAGATGACCAACGACGCCGACCCGCAGAAGGCCGCCCGCGCCTTCAGCGCCATGATGAAGATGCACAAGCTCGACCTCGCCGCCCTGGAGAAGGCGTACGCGGGCGAATGA
- a CDS encoding DUF2238 domain-containing protein: protein MPPVVFAGVAAVGLAVSAWGARDRTTWFLETFWVLIGLPLVVLLRRRFPLTGLLCGLLAAHALVLAVGGHYTYAQVPAGDWVRDTLHLSRNPYDRFGHLMQGFVPAILVRELLSRTSPLRGSRWLAPLTVCACLAFSACFELLEWLAAVIGGHGADAFLATQGDVWDTQWDMFCALIGSVLSLLLLSRVHDRSMAALAARTAR from the coding sequence GTGCCGCCCGTCGTGTTCGCCGGCGTGGCCGCCGTGGGCCTGGCCGTCTCCGCGTGGGGCGCGCGGGACCGTACGACGTGGTTCCTGGAGACCTTCTGGGTGCTGATCGGGCTGCCCCTGGTGGTGCTGCTCCGGCGGCGCTTCCCGCTCACCGGACTGCTGTGCGGTCTGCTCGCCGCGCACGCGCTGGTGCTGGCGGTCGGCGGCCACTACACGTACGCGCAGGTCCCGGCGGGCGACTGGGTGCGGGACACCCTGCACCTGAGTCGCAATCCGTACGACCGGTTCGGGCATCTGATGCAGGGCTTCGTCCCGGCGATCCTGGTACGGGAGCTGCTCAGCCGTACCTCACCGCTGCGCGGCAGCCGCTGGCTGGCCCCGCTGACGGTCTGCGCCTGCCTCGCCTTCAGCGCCTGCTTCGAGCTGCTGGAGTGGCTGGCCGCCGTGATCGGCGGGCACGGAGCGGACGCCTTCCTCGCGACCCAGGGCGATGTGTGGGACACCCAATGGGACATGTTCTGCGCCCTGATCGGCTCCGTGCTCTCCCTGCTGCTGCTCAGCCGGGTCCACGACCGTTCGATGGCGGCCCTCGCGGCCCGGACCGCGCGCTAG
- a CDS encoding FAD-dependent monooxygenase, whose translation MKVVCVGGGPAGLYLAILLKRQNPSHDITVHERAPEGSTYGWGVTYWQGLMDRLRAHDPESADAIAKNSVHWYEGVAHVRDMSTRQPGDQGSGIGRHRLLELLAERARELGVRLEFESEITQLPPEADLVVAADGIGSALRTRYADAFGTHVAHGRNHFLWLGTTKVFDAFTFAFVETLHGWIWAYGYPYDTGHSTCVIECSPETLTGLGLHSADEGDGLALLERLFADLLDGHPLIGRASDGTSVPWLNFRTLTNRTWHHDGLVLLGDAAHTTHYSIGAGTTLALEDAMALATALGEHPALPDALAAYEKRRRSELLSAQSAARYSARWYESLPRYIELPPHRMFALLGQRHSPLLPYVPPQLYYGLDKAAGQLGPLRRLKRWLGPRAARALHAARTPDRSR comes from the coding sequence GTGAAGGTCGTCTGCGTCGGGGGCGGGCCGGCCGGCCTGTACCTCGCCATCCTGCTCAAGCGGCAGAACCCGTCCCACGACATCACCGTCCACGAACGCGCCCCCGAGGGCTCCACGTACGGCTGGGGCGTCACCTACTGGCAGGGCCTGATGGACCGCCTCCGTGCCCACGACCCCGAGTCGGCGGACGCGATCGCGAAGAACTCCGTCCACTGGTACGAAGGCGTCGCCCACGTACGGGACATGAGCACCCGTCAGCCCGGTGACCAGGGCTCCGGCATCGGCCGCCACCGTCTCCTCGAACTGCTCGCCGAACGAGCCCGCGAGCTGGGCGTACGGCTGGAGTTCGAGAGCGAGATCACCCAACTCCCGCCAGAGGCCGACCTGGTGGTGGCCGCCGACGGCATCGGCAGCGCCCTGCGCACCCGGTACGCCGACGCGTTCGGCACCCATGTCGCCCACGGCCGCAACCACTTCCTCTGGCTCGGCACCACCAAGGTCTTCGACGCCTTCACCTTCGCCTTCGTCGAGACTTTGCACGGGTGGATCTGGGCCTACGGATACCCCTACGACACCGGGCACAGCACCTGCGTCATCGAGTGCTCGCCCGAGACCCTCACCGGCCTCGGCCTGCACAGCGCCGACGAGGGCGACGGGCTCGCCCTGCTGGAGCGCCTCTTCGCGGACCTCCTCGACGGGCACCCCCTCATCGGCCGCGCGTCCGACGGCACCAGCGTCCCCTGGCTGAACTTCCGCACCCTCACCAACCGCACCTGGCACCACGACGGCCTCGTCCTGCTCGGCGACGCCGCCCACACCACCCACTACTCCATCGGCGCCGGCACCACCCTCGCCCTGGAGGACGCCATGGCCCTGGCCACCGCCCTGGGCGAACACCCCGCCCTGCCCGACGCGCTCGCCGCCTACGAGAAACGCCGCCGCTCCGAGCTGCTCTCCGCGCAGAGCGCCGCCCGCTACAGCGCCCGCTGGTACGAGAGCCTGCCCCGGTACATCGAGCTGCCCCCGCACCGCATGTTCGCCCTGCTCGGCCAGCGCCACTCCCCGCTGCTGCCCTATGTCCCGCCCCAGCTCTACTACGGCCTCGACAAGGCCGCCGGACAGCTCGGACCGCTGCGCCGGCTCAAGCGCTGGCTCGGCCCCCGCGCCGCCCGCGCCCTGCACGCCGCACGAACCCCCGACCGCTCCCGCTGA
- a CDS encoding TetR family transcriptional regulator — protein MTTAPAPARRDAETTKAAILKAARYLLARHAHADITLKAVAERAGVSPPLVLKYFGNKDALFARVMSFDTDADDLLDAPLGDLGRHMVRHVLASQRDRGADPLLRIAFAPLHGDHGDVLRANFRAQVTDRLAARLTGPDAGLRAELAVAALIGVGVMYGIARGPHLCESGPDEVADRYGPLVQAQLTP, from the coding sequence GTGACCACCGCACCCGCCCCCGCGCGCCGGGACGCCGAGACCACCAAGGCGGCCATCCTCAAGGCCGCCCGGTATCTGCTGGCCCGCCACGCACACGCCGACATCACCCTCAAGGCCGTCGCCGAGCGGGCCGGGGTCAGCCCGCCGCTGGTGCTGAAGTACTTCGGCAACAAGGACGCCCTGTTCGCCCGCGTCATGTCCTTCGACACCGACGCCGACGACCTCCTCGACGCACCGCTGGGCGACCTCGGGCGGCACATGGTCCGGCACGTCCTGGCCAGCCAGCGGGACCGGGGCGCCGACCCGCTGCTGCGCATCGCCTTCGCCCCGCTGCACGGCGACCACGGCGACGTCCTGCGCGCCAACTTCCGCGCCCAGGTCACCGACCGCCTCGCCGCCCGGCTCACCGGCCCCGACGCCGGCCTGCGCGCCGAACTCGCCGTCGCCGCGCTCATCGGCGTCGGCGTCATGTACGGCATCGCCCGCGGACCGCACCTGTGCGAGAGCGGCCCGGACGAGGTGGCCGACCGCTACGGCCCGTTGGTGCAGGCCCAGTTGACGCCCTGA
- a CDS encoding VOC family protein, which translates to MAVRSEGTPCWADAMFTDLEGAKQFYGDVLGWTFGESSSEHGNYTQAYADGKAVAAIVPPMPGQESPSQWCLYFASPDAAATAAKVKENGGEVLMEPMRVGDFGTMAIVREPSGAVLGIWQGDAHEGFEAVAEPGAYCWAELFTREPEKADAFLPAVFPYRMKQMADEHIDFRLFDLGADPVLGRMRMGEEFPPEVPSYVNVYFTVEDCDAAVARAVERGAVLRFGPMTSPFGRFAALSDPQGASFSVIDVATTDGGMPEFKDA; encoded by the coding sequence ATGGCCGTGCGATCCGAAGGAACGCCCTGCTGGGCCGACGCGATGTTCACCGACCTGGAGGGCGCCAAGCAGTTCTACGGCGACGTCCTCGGCTGGACCTTCGGCGAGTCGTCGTCCGAGCACGGCAACTACACCCAGGCGTACGCGGACGGCAAGGCCGTCGCCGCCATCGTCCCGCCCATGCCCGGCCAGGAGAGTCCCTCGCAGTGGTGTCTCTACTTCGCCTCGCCGGACGCCGCCGCCACCGCCGCGAAGGTCAAGGAGAACGGCGGCGAGGTGCTGATGGAGCCGATGCGGGTCGGTGACTTCGGCACCATGGCCATCGTCCGCGAGCCCAGCGGCGCCGTCCTCGGCATCTGGCAGGGCGACGCCCACGAGGGCTTCGAGGCGGTGGCCGAGCCCGGCGCCTACTGCTGGGCGGAACTGTTCACCCGCGAGCCGGAGAAGGCGGACGCGTTCCTGCCGGCCGTCTTCCCGTACCGGATGAAGCAGATGGCGGACGAGCACATCGACTTCCGGCTGTTCGACCTGGGCGCCGACCCGGTGCTCGGCCGGATGCGGATGGGGGAGGAGTTCCCGCCCGAGGTCCCCTCCTACGTCAACGTGTACTTCACCGTCGAGGACTGCGACGCGGCCGTGGCCCGCGCCGTCGAGCGGGGCGCCGTACTCCGGTTCGGCCCGATGACCAGCCCCTTCGGCCGGTTCGCCGCCCTCAGCGACCCGCAGGGCGCGAGCTTCTCGGTGATCGATGTCGCCACCACGGACGGCGGCATGCCCGAGTTCAAGGACGCCTGA
- a CDS encoding RNA polymerase sigma factor SigF — MDTAVGIRSQAEVAERTAQDRTDEEILPGIADPASVAPRDARALSRQFFRRLAELEEGTHEYQYARNTLIEMNMSLVRFAAGRFRGRGDDMEDIVQTGMIGLIKAIDRFEISREVEFTSFALPYIVGEIKRFFRDTTWAVHVPRRLQELRVELAKAREELSSRLDRDPTVAELATLMNITEEQVVEGQLASNGYNSSSLDAALTGDGREDGEAVLADFIGVEEEGLRLVEDFHALAPLMAELSDRDRQIIHMRFVEEATQAEIGEKLGCSQMHVSRLIKRIIARLRQGMLGELGCA, encoded by the coding sequence ATGGACACCGCCGTCGGCATCCGGTCACAGGCAGAGGTCGCGGAGAGGACCGCGCAGGACAGGACGGACGAGGAGATCCTTCCTGGTATCGCGGACCCCGCATCCGTCGCTCCGCGTGACGCGCGGGCCCTGTCCCGCCAGTTCTTCCGCCGGCTGGCGGAGCTGGAAGAGGGCACGCACGAATACCAGTACGCACGCAACACCCTGATCGAGATGAACATGTCTCTGGTCCGCTTCGCCGCCGGGCGTTTCCGGGGCCGGGGCGACGACATGGAGGACATCGTCCAGACCGGCATGATCGGCCTGATCAAGGCGATCGACCGGTTCGAGATCTCGCGCGAGGTGGAGTTCACGTCCTTCGCGCTCCCCTACATCGTGGGTGAGATCAAGCGGTTCTTCCGCGACACCACCTGGGCGGTGCACGTGCCGCGCCGGCTCCAGGAGCTGCGCGTGGAGCTGGCCAAGGCCCGTGAGGAGCTGTCGAGCCGGCTGGACCGCGACCCGACGGTGGCCGAGCTGGCCACGCTGATGAACATCACCGAGGAGCAGGTCGTCGAGGGCCAGCTCGCCTCGAACGGCTACAACTCCAGCTCGCTGGACGCCGCCCTCACCGGCGACGGCCGCGAGGACGGCGAGGCGGTCCTGGCGGACTTCATCGGCGTCGAGGAGGAGGGCCTGCGACTGGTGGAGGACTTCCACGCCCTCGCCCCGCTGATGGCCGAGCTGAGCGACCGTGACCGTCAGATCATCCACATGCGGTTCGTGGAGGAGGCCACCCAGGCGGAGATCGGCGAGAAGCTGGGCTGCTCGCAGATGCACGTCTCCCGTCTGATCAAGCGCATCATCGCGCGGCTGCGCCAGGGCATGCTCGGCGAGCTGGGCTGCGCCTGA
- a CDS encoding MFS transporter, translating into MDPSAPIPEPSGTLAAPPRLRERLTVPVLASGGILMAVMQTVVVPLLPDLPRLTGSSPAAVSWMVTATLLSGAVLTPVLGRAGDMYGKRRVLTSALALMTVGSVLCALSSDITVLIVARALQGAAASVVPLSISILRDELPPQRRGSAVALMSSTVGIGAALGLPLAALVVQYADWHTMFWLTSALGALGVAATWWAVRESPVREPGRFDVVGALGLAVALVSLLLAVSQGGQWGWTSPAVLGLFAAFAVVLALWWRQQLRAARPLVDLRLVTRPRVGLSHVAALLTGFAFYANSLVTAQLVQAPKASGYGLGLSIVATGLCLLPGGVTMLLFSPLSARISARRGPRITLALGAAVIACGYALRIADSRDLWMIILGATVVATGTTLAYSALPTLILRAVPAAQTASANGVNVLMRTIGQAVSSAAVAAVLVHHTSRVGGLPVPTLHGYLLAFGMAGAVALAACAAALTIPGDSTPENTPRAEGATPGARALEEA; encoded by the coding sequence ATGGACCCCTCCGCCCCCATACCCGAGCCGTCCGGCACCCTCGCGGCGCCGCCCCGGCTGCGGGAGCGCCTCACCGTCCCCGTGCTGGCGTCGGGCGGCATCCTCATGGCCGTCATGCAGACCGTGGTCGTCCCGCTCCTGCCGGACCTGCCCCGGCTCACCGGGTCCTCGCCGGCCGCCGTCTCCTGGATGGTCACCGCCACCCTGCTCTCCGGCGCCGTGCTCACCCCGGTCCTCGGCCGCGCCGGTGACATGTACGGCAAGCGCCGGGTGCTGACCTCCGCGCTCGCCCTGATGACCGTCGGCTCTGTGCTGTGCGCGCTGTCCTCCGACATCACCGTGCTCATCGTCGCCCGCGCCCTCCAGGGCGCCGCCGCCTCCGTCGTCCCGCTCTCCATCAGCATCCTGCGCGACGAACTCCCGCCCCAGCGGCGGGGGTCGGCGGTCGCGCTGATGAGCTCCACCGTCGGCATCGGCGCCGCGCTCGGCCTGCCGCTGGCCGCGCTCGTCGTGCAGTACGCCGACTGGCACACCATGTTCTGGCTGACCAGCGCCCTCGGCGCGCTCGGGGTCGCGGCCACCTGGTGGGCGGTCCGGGAGTCGCCGGTGCGCGAGCCCGGCCGGTTCGACGTGGTCGGCGCGCTGGGCCTGGCCGTGGCGCTGGTGTCCCTGCTGCTCGCCGTCTCCCAGGGCGGCCAGTGGGGCTGGACCAGCCCCGCGGTGCTCGGGCTGTTCGCCGCCTTCGCCGTGGTGCTGGCCCTGTGGTGGCGCCAGCAGCTCCGCGCCGCCCGGCCGCTGGTCGACCTGCGGCTGGTTACCCGGCCGAGGGTGGGCCTGTCCCATGTGGCGGCCCTGCTCACCGGCTTCGCGTTCTACGCCAACTCGCTCGTCACCGCCCAGCTCGTCCAGGCGCCCAAGGCCAGCGGCTACGGGCTCGGGCTGTCCATCGTCGCCACCGGCCTTTGCCTGCTGCCCGGCGGCGTGACCATGCTGCTCTTCTCGCCGCTGTCCGCGCGGATCTCCGCCCGGCGCGGGCCCAGGATCACCCTCGCGCTCGGCGCCGCCGTCATCGCCTGCGGCTACGCGCTGCGCATCGCCGACAGCCGCGACCTGTGGATGATCATCCTCGGGGCGACCGTGGTGGCCACCGGCACCACCCTCGCCTACTCCGCGCTGCCCACCCTGATCCTGCGCGCCGTACCGGCCGCCCAGACCGCGTCCGCCAACGGTGTCAACGTGCTGATGCGGACCATCGGTCAGGCCGTCTCCAGCGCCGCCGTCGCCGCCGTGCTGGTCCACCACACCAGCCGCGTCGGCGGGCTGCCGGTGCCCACCCTGCACGGGTATCTGCTGGCCTTCGGCATGGCCGGCGCCGTCGCGCTCGCGGCCTGCGCGGCCGCGCTCACCATCCCCGGCGACAGCACCCCCGAGAACACCCCCCGTGCCGAGGGCGCCACTCCGGGGGCCCGTGCCCTGGAGGAGGCGTGA
- a CDS encoding DUF6328 family protein — translation MTEEAPLRGRDETRDERADRKWGELIQEVRVAQTGVQILFGFLLTVVFQPKYARLSDTDQLIYIVTVVLGACATGALIGPVSLHRLVSGRRVKPQAVKLAGALTFVGLVLLLITMASSLLLILRVATHDGYVPWLVGSVVCWYLVCWYGLPIWTRLRYTDPEDR, via the coding sequence ATGACCGAGGAGGCACCGCTCAGGGGGCGGGACGAGACCAGGGACGAGCGGGCCGACCGCAAGTGGGGGGAACTGATCCAGGAGGTACGTGTCGCGCAGACCGGCGTACAGATCCTGTTCGGCTTCCTGCTGACGGTGGTCTTCCAGCCCAAGTACGCCCGGCTGTCCGACACCGACCAGCTCATCTACATCGTCACCGTGGTCCTGGGGGCCTGCGCGACCGGCGCCCTCATCGGGCCGGTCTCCCTGCACCGCCTGGTCTCCGGGCGCCGGGTGAAACCGCAGGCGGTGAAGCTGGCCGGGGCGCTGACCTTCGTCGGCCTGGTGCTGCTCCTGATCACCATGGCCAGCTCGCTGCTGCTGATCCTCCGGGTCGCCACCCACGACGGCTACGTGCCCTGGCTGGTCGGCTCGGTCGTCTGCTGGTACCTGGTCTGCTGGTACGGCCTGCCGATCTGGACCCGCCTGCGGTACACCGACCCCGAGGACCGCTAG
- a CDS encoding ATP-binding protein — protein sequence MTEHLGVAVAVIPSGFDVPVEPLRRAAHYTGEPGCIADARAFAKRFLEQLRTEWCATVDSRTGGELLLVVSELVTNADRHSGGPYILELEGTDSAVSVSVYDSSAALPRFFPKDPERIGHHGLEIVRAVASEISVDRVPVGKRVRALIRLDG from the coding sequence ATGACCGAACACCTGGGCGTGGCAGTGGCAGTGATACCGAGTGGTTTCGACGTACCCGTGGAACCCCTTCGGCGTGCGGCGCACTACACCGGGGAACCAGGATGCATCGCCGACGCGCGCGCTTTCGCCAAGCGCTTCCTGGAGCAGTTGCGGACCGAGTGGTGTGCCACCGTGGACAGCCGCACCGGCGGAGAGCTGCTGCTGGTCGTCAGCGAGCTGGTCACCAACGCCGACCGGCACAGCGGGGGCCCGTACATCCTGGAGCTGGAGGGCACCGACAGCGCGGTCAGCGTCTCGGTGTACGACAGCAGTGCGGCCCTGCCCCGCTTCTTCCCCAAGGACCCCGAGCGGATCGGCCATCACGGGCTGGAGATCGTGCGCGCGGTCGCCTCGGAGATCTCCGTGGACCGGGTTCCGGTGGGCAAGCGTGTGCGCGCCCTGATCCGGCTGGACGGCTGA
- a CDS encoding aminoglycoside phosphotransferase family protein: MGPVSTQKMRDGELDIDAPLVERLVARQFPAWAELPVTRLRSSGTENAMFRLGPELVVRLPRHPGAVADVTHERDWLPRLGPGLPVAVPEPVGSGEPDGGFPWPWSVYRWLDGANPVAGAVAEPEQLAKELGMFVAALRRTPAMDAPRSHRGAPLAGQDESTREALAQLAGRIDTAGATARWERALTAPVHTGPPVWAHADLSPGNVLVTGGGRLSAVIDFGCAGVGDPAVDLIAAWNLLPASARGVFRDAVGADDAEWARGRGWALSVALVQLPYYWRTNPVLAQNARHTIGEVLAERV; this comes from the coding sequence ATGGGGCCGGTGAGTACCCAGAAGATGCGTGACGGTGAACTCGACATCGATGCCCCGCTGGTGGAGCGCCTGGTGGCGCGGCAGTTCCCCGCGTGGGCGGAACTGCCGGTGACCCGGCTGAGGTCGTCCGGCACGGAGAACGCGATGTTCCGGCTGGGCCCGGAGCTGGTGGTACGGCTGCCCCGCCATCCGGGCGCGGTGGCGGACGTGACGCACGAGCGGGACTGGCTGCCCCGCCTGGGCCCCGGTCTGCCGGTGGCCGTTCCCGAGCCGGTGGGCTCCGGGGAGCCGGACGGCGGCTTCCCGTGGCCCTGGTCGGTCTACCGCTGGCTGGACGGCGCCAACCCGGTCGCGGGCGCCGTGGCGGAGCCGGAGCAACTGGCCAAGGAACTGGGCATGTTCGTGGCCGCCCTGCGCCGGACCCCGGCCATGGACGCGCCCCGGAGCCACCGGGGCGCCCCGCTCGCCGGCCAGGACGAGTCGACCCGCGAGGCGCTGGCCCAGCTCGCCGGGCGTATCGACACGGCCGGGGCGACCGCGCGGTGGGAGCGGGCACTGACCGCCCCCGTGCACACCGGCCCGCCGGTCTGGGCGCACGCCGACCTCTCCCCCGGCAATGTCCTGGTCACCGGCGGGGGCCGGCTGAGCGCGGTGATCGACTTCGGCTGCGCGGGGGTGGGCGATCCGGCCGTGGACCTGATCGCGGCCTGGAACCTGCTGCCCGCCTCCGCCCGGGGCGTCTTCCGCGACGCGGTGGGCGCGGACGACGCCGAGTGGGCGCGCGGCCGGGGCTGGGCCCTGTCCGTCGCCCTGGTCCAGCTCCCCTACTACTGGCGCACCAACCCGGTCCTGGCACAGAACGCCCGGCACACGATCGGCGAGGTGCTCGCCGAACGCGTGTGA
- a CDS encoding ribonuclease H family protein, giving the protein MIGHMRERVVAACDGASKGNPGPAGWAWVVSGDDERTPARWESGPLGRATNNVAELTALERLLTAVEPDVALEVRMDSQYAMKAVTTWLPGWKRNGWKTSAGKPVANQDLVVRIDALLDGRSVEFRYVPAHQVDGDPLNDFADRAASQAAVVQEAAGSAHGSPEPPPSPDTPAPSARRKAPRRATGGSGSASARTIKAKFAGRCLCGRSYAAGESIAKNAQGWGHPECRTATG; this is encoded by the coding sequence ATGATCGGGCACATGCGTGAACGTGTGGTGGCCGCGTGCGACGGGGCTTCGAAGGGAAACCCCGGACCGGCCGGATGGGCGTGGGTGGTCTCGGGCGACGACGAGCGGACCCCGGCCCGCTGGGAGTCCGGCCCGCTCGGCCGGGCCACCAACAACGTCGCCGAACTCACCGCGCTGGAGCGGCTGTTGACCGCAGTCGAGCCGGACGTCGCGCTGGAGGTCCGGATGGACTCCCAGTACGCGATGAAGGCCGTCACCACCTGGCTCCCCGGCTGGAAGCGCAACGGCTGGAAGACCTCGGCGGGCAAGCCGGTCGCCAACCAGGACCTCGTGGTCCGCATCGACGCGCTGCTCGACGGCCGCTCGGTCGAGTTCCGGTACGTCCCCGCCCACCAGGTCGACGGCGATCCGCTGAACGACTTCGCCGACCGCGCCGCCAGCCAGGCCGCCGTCGTGCAGGAGGCCGCGGGCAGCGCCCACGGCTCGCCGGAGCCGCCGCCCTCGCCCGACACCCCGGCCCCCTCCGCCCGCCGCAAGGCGCCCCGGCGCGCCACCGGCGGCTCCGGGTCCGCCTCCGCGCGGACCATCAAGGCCAAGTTCGCCGGCCGCTGCCTCTGCGGCCGCTCCTACGCCGCCGGCGAGTCCATCGCCAAGAACGCGCAGGGCTGGGGCCACCCGGAGTGCCGTACCGCCACCGGCTGA
- a CDS encoding SDR family oxidoreductase: protein MRVFVTGATGFVGSAVVPELIGAGHEVVGLARSDDGAAALKEAGAEVFRGSLEDPEGLARAADGADGVIHLAFVHDFADFDAAGATDLRAIEAMGAALAGSDRPLVVTSGTAIAPSGRLVTETDAPAPGTHRTPSEEAAVALAERGVRASVVRLAPSVHGRGDHGFVPHLIRIAREKGESAYIGDGANRWPGVHRSDAAGLFRLVLEQAPAGTRWHAADEEGVPVRDLAEVIGRHLDVPVVSVPAERAGEHFGFLGRFAGVDNPTSSAATRERLGWRPTGPGLLADLDEGHYFD, encoded by the coding sequence ATGCGTGTTTTCGTCACCGGGGCCACGGGGTTCGTCGGCTCCGCCGTGGTGCCCGAACTGATCGGCGCCGGGCACGAGGTCGTCGGCCTCGCCCGGTCGGACGACGGGGCCGCCGCGCTCAAGGAAGCGGGCGCCGAGGTGTTCCGGGGCAGCCTGGAGGACCCCGAGGGCCTGGCCCGCGCGGCGGACGGCGCCGACGGGGTGATCCACCTGGCCTTCGTCCACGACTTCGCCGACTTCGACGCGGCCGGCGCCACCGACCTGCGGGCGATCGAGGCGATGGGCGCCGCCCTGGCGGGCTCCGACCGCCCGCTCGTGGTCACCTCGGGCACCGCGATCGCCCCGTCGGGCCGCCTCGTCACCGAGACCGACGCGCCCGCCCCGGGCACCCACCGCACCCCGTCCGAGGAGGCCGCCGTCGCGCTGGCCGAGCGGGGCGTGCGCGCCTCGGTGGTGCGGCTCGCGCCCTCCGTGCACGGGCGCGGCGACCACGGCTTCGTCCCGCACCTCATCCGCATCGCCCGCGAGAAGGGCGAGTCCGCCTACATCGGCGACGGCGCCAACCGCTGGCCCGGTGTCCACCGGTCCGACGCCGCCGGGCTGTTCCGGCTGGTGCTGGAGCAGGCCCCGGCCGGTACCCGGTGGCACGCGGCCGACGAGGAAGGCGTGCCGGTCCGGGACCTCGCGGAGGTCATCGGCCGCCACCTGGACGTGCCCGTGGTGAGCGTGCCGGCGGAGCGGGCCGGGGAGCACTTCGGGTTCCTCGGCCGGTTCGCCGGGGTGGACAACCCCACCTCCAGCGCCGCGACCCGCGAACGGCTCGGCTGGCGGCCCACCGGGCCCGGACTTCTCGCCGATCTGGACGAGGGCCACTACTTCGACTGA